Proteins encoded by one window of Phytohabitans houttuyneae:
- a CDS encoding sensor histidine kinase has translation MRTGLSSYWTQARSWIIAVCVAAVLLITAVAGDHQTTDFPLVGYLLVVISGLVLGVSRKLPIPVLIVTGLCALGYNAIGLDVPAVAYLFAVYAAVRSGHRIVTLVASLAMLFSLPLAIMASPADGAAKEALAQARSVLELAWLIAAAAAGEALRQAERRADEAERTREETARLRATQERLYIARELHDSLTHQISIIKVQSEVAVHLARKRGEVVPESVLAIQQASREATRELRATLETLRDGSQSPSHGLDHLPELLAGARGIGLTTTLTIEGERQDVPDAVDRTAYRIVQESLTNTARHSGAATASIRIDYRPDGLAIRIDDDGLAKPGAKPVPGVGLLGMQERVTALGGRLLAEPRTGGGFTVQAELPVAQIS, from the coding sequence ATGAGGACGGGACTGTCCAGCTACTGGACTCAGGCCAGGAGTTGGATCATCGCGGTCTGTGTCGCGGCGGTGCTGTTGATCACTGCTGTGGCCGGGGATCACCAGACCACCGACTTCCCGCTGGTCGGCTACCTGCTCGTGGTCATCAGCGGCCTCGTGCTGGGTGTCAGCCGCAAGCTGCCGATTCCCGTCTTGATCGTCACCGGGCTCTGCGCGCTGGGCTACAACGCGATCGGCCTGGACGTGCCCGCCGTCGCCTACCTCTTCGCGGTGTACGCGGCGGTCCGTTCCGGGCACCGGATCGTCACGCTGGTGGCCAGCCTGGCCATGCTGTTCAGCCTCCCGCTCGCGATCATGGCGTCGCCGGCGGACGGTGCCGCGAAGGAGGCGCTCGCCCAGGCGCGCAGCGTCCTCGAGCTGGCCTGGCTGATCGCCGCCGCGGCCGCCGGCGAGGCGCTGCGGCAGGCCGAGCGGCGCGCGGACGAGGCCGAGCGCACCCGCGAGGAGACCGCCCGCCTGCGCGCCACGCAGGAGCGGCTCTACATCGCGCGGGAGCTGCACGACTCGCTCACCCACCAGATCTCGATCATCAAGGTGCAGTCCGAGGTCGCGGTCCACCTGGCCCGCAAGCGCGGCGAGGTGGTCCCCGAGTCGGTGCTGGCCATCCAGCAGGCCAGCCGCGAGGCGACCCGCGAGCTGCGGGCCACGCTGGAGACGCTGCGCGACGGCAGCCAGTCGCCGTCGCACGGGCTCGACCACCTTCCCGAGCTGCTGGCCGGCGCCCGCGGTATCGGCCTGACCACGACGCTGACCATCGAAGGCGAGCGGCAGGACGTGCCGGACGCGGTCGACCGCACGGCCTACCGGATCGTCCAGGAGTCCCTCACCAACACCGCGCGCCACTCCGGTGCCGCCACCGCGTCGATCCGCATCGACTACCGCCCGGACGGCCTCGCCATCCGCATCGACGACGACGGCCTGGCCAAACCTGGCGCCAAACCGGTGCCCGGCGTCGGGCTGCTGGGCATGCAGGAGCGCGTCACCGCGCTGGGCGGCCGGCTGCTCGCGGAGCCGCGCACCGGGGGCGGCTTCACCGTCCAGGCCGAGCTTCCGGTGGCGCAGATCTCATGA
- a CDS encoding response regulator has translation MIRIMLLDDQPLLRNGFRTLLDAEDDMQVVAEGANGKEGLALARQHRPDLALVDIQMPVMDGIETTRHIAADPELAGMRVVILTNYGFDEYVFHALRAGAAGFLVKDIEPDDLLHSVRVAARGDALLAPSITKMLISRYVAQPLGPEASAGMAELTNREREAVALAAQGLSNDEIADQMVISPLTAKTHVNRAMTKLQARDRAQLVVFAYEAGLVTPRNR, from the coding sequence ATGATCCGTATCATGCTTCTCGACGACCAGCCCTTGCTGCGCAACGGGTTCCGCACGCTCCTCGACGCCGAGGACGACATGCAGGTGGTGGCCGAAGGCGCCAACGGCAAGGAGGGCCTGGCCCTGGCCCGCCAGCACCGGCCCGACCTCGCGCTCGTCGACATCCAGATGCCGGTCATGGACGGCATCGAGACCACCCGGCACATCGCCGCCGACCCCGAGCTGGCCGGCATGCGGGTGGTGATCCTCACCAACTACGGCTTCGACGAGTACGTGTTCCACGCGCTGCGGGCCGGAGCCGCCGGGTTCCTGGTCAAGGACATCGAGCCGGACGACCTGCTGCACTCCGTGCGGGTCGCGGCGCGGGGCGACGCCCTCCTCGCTCCGTCGATCACCAAGATGCTGATCAGCCGGTACGTGGCGCAGCCGCTCGGCCCAGAGGCAAGCGCGGGGATGGCCGAGCTGACCAATCGCGAGCGCGAGGCCGTCGCCCTGGCGGCGCAAGGGCTGTCCAACGACGAGATCGCCGACCAGATGGTGATCAGCCCGTTGACCGCGAAGACCCACGTCAACCGCGCGATGACCAAGCTGCAGGCCCGCGACCGCGCGCAGCTCGTCGTGTTCGCCTACGAAGCGGGGCTGGTCACTCCGCGAAACCGCTGA
- a CDS encoding multicopper oxidase family protein, which yields MTTVQLILLDHVVALLGVAAWFATGVTAALRRHRLAFGLLVAAVVATLARLATVATLSGSGWWFVQEKVLLGLPLLVAAALVAVLVAGPRLRAARRAPGEAFPSGGLVALLTAGYAALAGLVVTFIAGYPLTWSTALIAIAAVCAGALLTSRVVTAPATEADDQDEAPHRLSRRGFLGIAGGAVAAGAGITGVGLQFRSSPAVVTGGGPEGAAGSTVSVADLRGPATPAEGGTVRRHTLTARTSTVDLPSGRAVEAWAFDGQLPGPAITATEGDLVEVTLRNAGIEDGVTLHWHGYDLPCGEDGAPGATQHPVTPGGEFVYRFRADQVGTYWYHTHQASHPGVRKGLYGTLVVRPREQAGEELDLTLPVHTFDSTVVIGDQEGRAVHTARPGTPVRLRLINTDSVPHRFALAGAAFRVAAVDGRDLNRPGEVREVSLRLPAGGRYDLVLAMPDTPATLVLDHDTGRGVVLRPTGHTGTDPAPPDTSGWPELDLLHYGEPAAVPFDGGDADRHFTIVLDRAVAMVNGRPAFAQTVDGRGFPSVPDQLVAEGDVVRYTVVNRSLETHPWHLHGHAVLILSRDGTRYSGSPLWVDTFDVRPGEVWEVAFQAGNPGVWMNHCHNLPHQEQGMMLRLVYDGVSTSFAHGQHAG from the coding sequence ATGACCACGGTCCAACTCATCCTGCTGGACCACGTCGTCGCGCTGCTCGGTGTCGCCGCCTGGTTCGCCACGGGTGTCACAGCGGCCCTGCGGCGCCACCGGCTCGCGTTCGGGCTGCTCGTCGCGGCGGTCGTCGCGACACTCGCCCGGCTCGCCACCGTCGCGACGCTCTCCGGCAGCGGCTGGTGGTTCGTTCAGGAGAAGGTCCTGCTGGGCCTTCCCCTGCTCGTCGCGGCGGCGCTTGTCGCGGTCCTCGTCGCGGGGCCGAGGTTGCGCGCCGCCCGGCGGGCGCCCGGCGAGGCCTTCCCGTCCGGCGGCCTCGTCGCGCTGCTCACCGCCGGGTACGCGGCGCTGGCCGGCCTGGTGGTGACGTTCATCGCGGGATACCCGCTGACCTGGAGCACGGCGCTGATCGCGATCGCCGCGGTCTGCGCCGGCGCGCTGCTGACCTCCCGCGTGGTGACGGCACCGGCCACGGAGGCCGACGACCAGGACGAGGCGCCCCACCGGCTTTCCCGCCGCGGGTTCCTCGGCATCGCCGGGGGAGCGGTCGCGGCCGGCGCCGGCATCACCGGTGTCGGCCTGCAGTTCCGGTCGTCTCCGGCGGTGGTCACCGGCGGCGGGCCGGAAGGCGCCGCCGGATCGACCGTCTCGGTGGCGGACCTGCGCGGGCCCGCCACGCCGGCCGAGGGCGGCACCGTCCGGCGGCACACGCTCACCGCCAGGACCTCCACTGTGGACCTCCCGTCCGGGCGCGCCGTCGAGGCGTGGGCCTTCGACGGCCAGCTGCCCGGGCCGGCGATCACCGCCACCGAGGGCGACCTCGTCGAGGTGACGCTGCGCAACGCCGGCATCGAAGACGGCGTCACGCTGCACTGGCACGGCTACGACCTCCCGTGCGGCGAGGACGGTGCGCCGGGCGCCACCCAGCACCCGGTCACGCCGGGCGGCGAGTTCGTGTACCGGTTCCGCGCCGACCAGGTCGGCACGTACTGGTACCACACGCATCAGGCGTCACACCCGGGCGTGCGCAAGGGGCTGTACGGGACGCTCGTCGTGCGCCCGCGGGAGCAGGCCGGCGAGGAGCTGGACCTGACGCTGCCGGTGCACACCTTCGACAGCACGGTGGTGATCGGCGACCAGGAGGGACGCGCCGTGCACACGGCCCGCCCCGGCACCCCGGTCCGGCTGCGTCTGATCAACACCGACTCGGTGCCGCACCGTTTCGCGCTGGCCGGCGCGGCGTTCCGGGTGGCGGCGGTCGACGGCCGCGACCTCAACCGGCCCGGCGAGGTGCGCGAGGTCTCGCTGCGGCTACCGGCCGGCGGGCGTTACGACCTGGTGCTGGCCATGCCGGACACCCCGGCGACTCTCGTGCTCGACCACGACACCGGCCGCGGTGTGGTGCTGCGCCCCACCGGCCACACCGGCACCGACCCGGCGCCGCCGGACACGTCCGGCTGGCCCGAGCTCGACCTGCTGCACTACGGCGAGCCCGCGGCGGTGCCGTTCGACGGCGGCGACGCCGACCGGCACTTCACGATCGTCCTGGACCGGGCCGTGGCCATGGTCAACGGCCGCCCCGCCTTCGCGCAGACCGTCGACGGCCGCGGCTTCCCGTCCGTCCCCGACCAGCTCGTCGCCGAGGGAGACGTCGTCCGCTACACGGTGGTCAACCGCAGCCTCGAGACGCACCCCTGGCACCTGCACGGCCACGCGGTGCTGATCCTGTCCCGCGACGGCACGCGCTACTCCGGCAGCCCGCTGTGGGTGGACACCTTCGACGTGCGGCCGGGTGAGGTCTGGGAGGTGGCGTTCCAGGCCGGCAACCCGGGAGTCTGGATGAACCACTGCCACAACCTGCCGCACCAGGAGCAGGGCATGATGCTGCGGCTCGTCTACGACGGCGTCAGCACATCCTTCGCGCACGGCCAGCACGCCGGCTGA
- a CDS encoding DUF6220 domain-containing protein, with protein sequence MRKAFVAVAAVVMLAVVVQFFLAASGAFDSAPTDEAFRPHRALGYITVLLAVVLTIVAAVTRMPGRLIGLSGLVAGLCVLQPVIAIVARAFGDTGDTTAAGQFVFGLHALNGLIMMNVLRTILNEGREQTATVAPTRARSVAG encoded by the coding sequence ATGCGTAAAGCGTTTGTCGCTGTGGCGGCGGTGGTGATGCTCGCAGTGGTGGTGCAGTTCTTCCTGGCCGCCAGTGGCGCGTTCGACAGCGCACCCACAGACGAGGCGTTCCGTCCCCATCGCGCGCTCGGATACATCACCGTGCTGCTCGCCGTGGTGCTGACGATCGTCGCCGCGGTCACCCGGATGCCCGGCCGTCTCATCGGCCTGTCCGGTCTGGTGGCGGGGCTCTGTGTCCTGCAGCCCGTGATCGCTATCGTCGCCAGGGCGTTCGGCGACACGGGCGACACCACGGCGGCCGGGCAGTTCGTCTTCGGCCTGCACGCGCTCAACGGTCTGATCATGATGAACGTGCTGCGCACCATCCTCAACGAGGGGCGCGAGCAGACCGCGACCGTGGCACCCACGCGCGCCCGCTCCGTGGCGGGCTAG
- a CDS encoding DUF6069 family protein has protein sequence MAAVAPESSSSPRIASFLLARPVWLVGILAALAGAVVTEAFTLLARVAGVPMRAAGVWEERAQDIPVGYIARSVVMWSIGGVVLAVVLARWGRRPARTFVIATVAFTALSLMAPVFARDTAVSTQIVLAATHVLAAAVVISILARRLSAPDVGR, from the coding sequence GTGGCTGCGGTCGCCCCCGAATCCTCGTCCTCGCCCCGGATCGCCTCGTTTCTGCTCGCCCGTCCCGTATGGCTGGTCGGCATCCTCGCCGCCCTCGCCGGCGCCGTCGTGACGGAGGCGTTCACGCTTCTCGCCCGCGTCGCCGGTGTGCCGATGCGCGCGGCCGGCGTCTGGGAGGAGCGCGCCCAGGACATTCCGGTGGGCTACATCGCCCGGAGCGTCGTGATGTGGTCGATCGGCGGGGTCGTCCTCGCGGTGGTGCTGGCCCGCTGGGGCAGGCGCCCCGCCCGTACCTTCGTGATCGCCACCGTGGCGTTCACCGCGCTGTCGCTCATGGCGCCGGTCTTCGCCCGCGACACGGCCGTGTCCACCCAGATCGTCCTGGCCGCGACCCACGTGCTCGCCGCCGCCGTGGTCATCTCGATCCTGGCGCGGCGGCTGTCCGCGCCGGATGTGGGCCGCTGA
- a CDS encoding 2-amino-3,7-dideoxy-D-threo-hept-6-ulosonate synthase, with amino-acid sequence MALHNASFARGLRLRRLFRHGDGRLLVVPLDHSVTDGPLRGGHLNSLLGELAGTGIDAVVLHKGSLRHVDHGWFGDMSLIVHLSVSTRHAPDPDAKYLVAHVEEALRLGADAVSVHVNLGSLQEARQIGDMAAVAEECERWNVPLLAMVYARGPQISNSRAPELLAHAATLAADLGADVVKTDYAGTPELMADVVRACPIPVIVAGGPRAADTETVLAYVSDALRGGAAGVAMGRNIFQADQPGWMASTVARVVHESRHVPDRYDIDDRLALTS; translated from the coding sequence GTGGCTCTACACAACGCCTCGTTCGCCCGGGGCCTGCGCCTGCGACGCCTGTTCCGGCACGGCGACGGGCGCCTGCTCGTCGTGCCGCTCGACCACTCCGTCACCGACGGACCGCTGCGCGGCGGCCACCTGAACTCGCTGCTCGGCGAGCTGGCCGGCACCGGAATCGACGCCGTGGTGCTGCACAAGGGCAGCCTCCGCCACGTCGACCACGGTTGGTTCGGCGACATGTCGCTGATCGTCCACCTGAGCGTGAGCACGCGGCACGCGCCGGACCCGGACGCCAAGTACCTGGTCGCCCACGTGGAGGAGGCGCTGCGGCTGGGCGCCGACGCGGTCAGCGTCCACGTCAACCTCGGCTCGCTGCAGGAGGCCCGGCAGATCGGCGACATGGCGGCCGTGGCGGAGGAGTGCGAGCGGTGGAACGTCCCGCTGCTCGCCATGGTGTACGCCCGCGGCCCGCAGATCAGCAACTCGCGGGCGCCGGAGTTGCTCGCGCACGCCGCCACGCTCGCCGCCGACCTCGGCGCCGACGTCGTCAAGACCGACTACGCCGGTACGCCCGAGCTGATGGCGGACGTGGTGCGCGCCTGCCCGATCCCGGTCATCGTGGCCGGCGGCCCGCGCGCGGCCGACACCGAGACCGTGCTGGCGTACGTGTCCGACGCGTTGCGCGGCGGCGCGGCCGGCGTGGCCATGGGGCGCAACATCTTCCAGGCCGACCAACCGGGCTGGATGGCATCGACGGTCGCACGGGTCGTGCACGAGTCGCGGCACGTGCCGGACCGGTACGACATCGACGACCGGCTCGCCCTTACGTCCTGA
- a CDS encoding anthranilate synthase family protein, translating into MYGTDSSTAGADVLAGLGADGRAFALLYRPGSARDASVQVLAGDVCRVDSLAELPLPGDPGDGERHDLLVAIPYRQVVERGFDCHDDGAPLLAMRVREQAAIGRDEALAALPDQVVPVSGEGFDLSDEEYAAIVKRVVGDEIGQGAGSNFVIRRTYAARLDDYSVRAELAIFRRLLTGELGSYWTFLFHTGEGTFIGASPERHVSMANGIVSMNPISGTYRHPATGPEISGLLDFLNDPKEANELFMVVDEELKMMARMCVSGGQVHGPFLKEMARLTHSEYILTGQSDLDVRDVLRETLLAPTVTGSPLENAFRVITRHETAGRGYYGGVLALIGRDAAGSRTLDSAIMIRTAEIGAAGALRLGVGATLVRDSDPESEVAETRAKAAGMRVALGLAVDGTGRSSRSTVARAHPSPATDPRVRLALQSRNATLSRFWLDGAHRRSPDPRLDGRRVLVVDNEDLFMGMLGHQLRALGLRTTITRFDSPLYPEGYDFVVVGPGPGDPCDTTDPRMGTLRALTRDLLAGTVPFLAICLGHQILAAELGLPIARRTVPNQGVQKRVDLFGRPELVGFYNTYTARAGDDVIPYGRGGRIEVSRTPETGEVHALRGEGFRSVQFHLESILTQHGPQILGDLLVSLLGDGVRLRGGSEREPVRR; encoded by the coding sequence ATGTACGGGACGGATTCGAGCACGGCCGGCGCGGATGTTCTGGCCGGCCTCGGTGCGGACGGGCGCGCGTTCGCCCTGCTGTACCGGCCCGGCTCGGCCCGCGACGCGAGCGTGCAGGTCCTGGCCGGCGACGTCTGCCGCGTGGACAGCCTCGCCGAGCTGCCCCTGCCCGGCGACCCCGGTGACGGTGAACGGCACGACCTGCTCGTGGCGATCCCGTACCGGCAGGTCGTCGAGCGCGGTTTCGACTGCCACGACGACGGTGCGCCGCTGCTCGCGATGCGCGTGCGCGAGCAGGCCGCGATCGGCCGCGACGAGGCCCTGGCGGCACTGCCCGACCAGGTCGTACCGGTCTCCGGCGAGGGGTTCGACCTCAGCGACGAGGAGTACGCGGCGATCGTCAAACGGGTGGTCGGCGACGAGATCGGACAGGGCGCGGGGTCGAACTTCGTCATCCGCCGCACCTACGCCGCCCGGCTTGACGACTACTCGGTCCGCGCGGAGCTGGCCATCTTCCGGCGCCTGCTGACCGGGGAGCTCGGCTCGTACTGGACGTTCCTGTTCCACACCGGCGAGGGCACGTTCATCGGCGCGTCACCGGAGCGGCACGTCAGCATGGCGAACGGCATCGTCTCAATGAACCCGATCAGCGGCACGTACCGGCACCCCGCGACCGGCCCGGAGATCTCCGGCCTGCTCGACTTTCTCAACGACCCGAAAGAGGCCAACGAGCTCTTCATGGTCGTCGACGAGGAACTGAAGATGATGGCCCGGATGTGCGTGTCCGGCGGCCAGGTGCACGGACCGTTCCTCAAGGAGATGGCCCGGCTGACCCACTCGGAGTACATCCTGACCGGCCAGAGCGACCTGGACGTGCGCGACGTGCTGCGGGAGACGCTGCTCGCGCCGACCGTCACCGGCAGCCCGCTGGAGAACGCCTTCCGGGTCATCACCCGCCACGAGACGGCGGGACGCGGGTACTACGGCGGCGTCCTGGCACTGATCGGCCGCGACGCGGCGGGCAGCCGCACGCTCGACTCGGCGATCATGATCCGGACCGCCGAGATCGGGGCCGCGGGCGCGCTGCGGCTGGGTGTCGGCGCCACGCTGGTGCGCGACTCCGACCCGGAGTCCGAAGTGGCCGAGACACGCGCCAAGGCGGCCGGCATGCGCGTGGCGCTCGGCCTCGCCGTCGACGGCACCGGCCGGTCGAGCCGGTCCACTGTGGCGAGGGCACACCCCTCGCCGGCCACCGATCCGCGCGTACGGCTGGCACTACAGAGCAGAAACGCCACGCTGTCACGCTTTTGGCTCGACGGGGCACACCGCCGGAGCCCGGACCCCCGGCTGGACGGGCGGCGCGTGCTGGTCGTCGACAACGAGGACCTCTTCATGGGGATGCTCGGTCACCAGCTGCGCGCGCTCGGCCTACGCACCACGATCACCCGATTCGACAGTCCACTGTATCCGGAGGGGTACGACTTCGTGGTGGTCGGGCCCGGGCCCGGCGACCCCTGCGACACCACGGATCCGCGCATGGGCACGCTCCGCGCGCTGACCCGTGACCTGCTCGCCGGTACCGTGCCGTTTCTGGCCATCTGCCTCGGCCACCAGATCCTCGCCGCCGAGCTGGGCCTCCCGATCGCGCGGCGCACGGTGCCCAACCAGGGCGTGCAGAAGCGGGTCGACCTCTTCGGCCGGCCGGAGCTGGTGGGCTTCTACAACACCTACACCGCCCGCGCCGGAGACGACGTCATCCCGTACGGGCGGGGAGGTCGCATCGAGGTCAGCCGTACGCCCGAGACGGGTGAGGTGCACGCCTTGCGGGGTGAGGGCTTCCGGTCGGTGCAGTTTCACCTCGAGTCGATCCTCACCCAGCACGGCCCGCAGATCCTCGGCGACCTGCTCGTCTCGTTGCTCGGGGACGGCGTCAGGCTACGCGGCGGGAGCGAGCGAGAGCCAGTCCGCCGATAG
- a CDS encoding aspartate kinase, translating into MDVLVQKFGGTSLQTLDLVRNAALRIAEARRRGSAVAVVVSARGSRTDDLLRLAADVGASSPSRELDQLLAVGESESAALMALTLNGLGVPAISLTGPQAGIQTTDRHGDALISRIGAVRVRAALEAGEVAVVTGFQGVDRAGDIATLGRGGSDTSAVALAARLHASACEIYTDVDGVYSADPRILPAARCLPWVEPGVMAEMAFAGARVLHTRCIELAAMEGVEVRVRNAASQEPGTTIVDRGDVGPLETRRAVVAVTHDTDVARVLVHCRNSHRDLAPEVFAVLAAGGTVVDLVARSGPYENEFRMGFTIRRSQADAVRAALHEVTASFGGGVHFDENVGKVSVVGMGLLSRPEYTARLMAALAAAGIPTSWISTSQMRLSVIVPRERTVDAVETLHREFHLDRPDPADLTAAPSGRPATV; encoded by the coding sequence GTGGATGTGCTCGTCCAAAAATTCGGCGGTACGTCGCTGCAAACCCTTGACTTGGTCCGCAACGCCGCATTGCGCATCGCGGAAGCGCGGCGCCGCGGCTCTGCCGTCGCCGTCGTCGTTTCGGCGCGCGGCAGCCGGACCGACGACCTGCTGCGGCTTGCCGCTGACGTCGGCGCGTCGAGCCCCTCTCGGGAGCTGGATCAGTTGCTGGCCGTGGGGGAGTCCGAGTCGGCGGCGCTCATGGCCCTCACCCTCAACGGGTTGGGGGTTCCGGCGATCTCGCTGACCGGACCCCAGGCCGGCATCCAGACGACCGACCGGCACGGCGACGCGCTCATCTCGCGGATCGGCGCCGTACGCGTGCGGGCCGCGCTGGAGGCCGGCGAGGTCGCCGTGGTCACCGGCTTTCAAGGGGTCGACCGCGCCGGCGACATCGCCACCCTCGGGCGCGGTGGCTCCGACACGTCCGCGGTCGCGCTCGCCGCGCGGCTGCACGCGTCGGCCTGCGAGATCTACACCGATGTGGACGGTGTTTACAGCGCCGACCCGCGCATCCTGCCCGCCGCCCGCTGCCTGCCGTGGGTGGAGCCCGGCGTGATGGCGGAGATGGCGTTCGCCGGGGCGCGGGTCCTGCACACCCGCTGCATCGAACTTGCCGCCATGGAAGGGGTCGAAGTGCGCGTGCGTAACGCGGCATCGCAGGAGCCGGGAACGACCATTGTGGACCGTGGCGACGTCGGGCCGCTGGAGACCCGGCGCGCCGTCGTGGCGGTCACCCACGACACCGACGTCGCGCGCGTGCTGGTGCACTGCCGCAACAGCCACCGGGACCTGGCGCCCGAGGTGTTCGCCGTGCTCGCCGCCGGCGGGACGGTGGTGGACCTGGTTGCCCGCTCCGGGCCGTACGAGAACGAGTTCCGCATGGGATTCACCATCCGCCGCAGCCAGGCGGACGCGGTACGGGCCGCCCTGCACGAGGTCACGGCCTCGTTCGGCGGCGGCGTGCACTTCGACGAGAACGTCGGCAAGGTTTCGGTGGTCGGGATGGGCCTGCTCAGCCGCCCGGAGTACACCGCCCGGCTCATGGCGGCGCTGGCCGCGGCCGGGATTCCCACGAGCTGGATCTCCACGTCCCAGATGCGGCTGTCCGTGATCGTGCCGCGCGAACGCACCGTCGACGCCGTCGAGACCCTGCATCGCGAGTTCCACCTCGACCGGCCGGATCCGGCAGACCTCACTGCCGCGCCTTCCGGCCGACCCGCCACCGTCTGA
- a CDS encoding 3-dehydroquinate synthase II has protein sequence MKLCWLDIRNANGAKEAIVEEALHQRVDAIVASDPADLEALPPTVKKVLFPKNLPLPEKLEPADLVIVEPDRHGEPAALALQYPDVEFGRYVEIVDADTLEDACRSARHERWSLLYFRDPTKIPLEIVLAAAAGADGSIITQVADVEEGEIVFGVLEHGSDGVMLAPRRVGEATELKAAAVTKAADLSLVELEVTGIRRVGMGERACVDTCSNFGLDEGILVGSHSTGMILCCSETHPLPYMPTRPFRVNAGALHSYTLSANGRTNYLSELVSGGRVLAVDANGKSRVITVGRVKIETRPLLAIDAVSPSGVKVNLIVQDDWHVRVLGPGASVLNVTELTEGTKVLGYLPVEQRHVGYPIEEFCIEK, from the coding sequence GTGAAGCTGTGCTGGCTTGACATCCGCAACGCCAACGGCGCCAAGGAAGCCATCGTCGAGGAGGCCCTCCACCAGAGGGTCGACGCCATCGTCGCGTCCGACCCGGCCGACCTGGAGGCACTGCCCCCGACGGTCAAGAAGGTCCTGTTCCCGAAAAACCTGCCGTTGCCGGAGAAGCTGGAGCCCGCCGACCTGGTCATCGTCGAGCCGGACCGGCACGGTGAGCCCGCCGCGCTGGCGCTGCAGTACCCCGATGTGGAGTTCGGCCGGTACGTGGAGATCGTCGACGCCGACACGCTCGAGGACGCCTGCCGCTCCGCCCGCCACGAGCGGTGGAGCCTGCTCTACTTCCGCGACCCCACCAAGATCCCGCTGGAGATCGTGCTGGCCGCCGCGGCCGGTGCCGACGGCAGCATCATCACCCAGGTCGCCGACGTCGAAGAGGGCGAGATCGTCTTCGGTGTGCTCGAGCACGGCTCCGACGGCGTCATGCTCGCGCCCCGCCGCGTGGGCGAGGCGACCGAGCTCAAGGCGGCCGCGGTCACCAAGGCGGCCGACCTGTCGCTGGTGGAGCTCGAGGTCACCGGCATCCGCCGGGTGGGCATGGGCGAGCGGGCCTGCGTCGACACCTGCTCCAACTTCGGCCTCGACGAGGGCATCCTCGTCGGCTCGCACTCGACCGGCATGATCCTGTGCTGCAGCGAGACCCACCCGCTGCCGTACATGCCGACCCGGCCCTTCCGGGTCAACGCCGGCGCGCTGCACTCGTACACGCTGTCGGCCAACGGCCGCACCAACTACCTCAGCGAGCTCGTCTCCGGCGGCCGGGTGCTCGCCGTCGACGCCAACGGCAAGTCGCGGGTCATCACCGTCGGCCGAGTCAAGATCGAGACGCGGCCGCTGCTCGCGATCGACGCGGTCTCGCCGTCCGGCGTGAAGGTGAACCTCATCGTGCAGGACGACTGGCACGTGCGCGTGCTCGGCCCCGGCGCGTCGGTGCTGAACGTGACCGAGCTGACCGAAGGCACGAAGGTCCTCGGCTACCTGCCCGTCGAGCAGCGGCACGTGGGGTACCCGATCGAAGAGTTCTGCATCGAGAAGTAG
- a CDS encoding DUF6223 family protein, producing MSVRRLLIVTAAALLGGFALAAPAAAQVPLAEDSGGGSGRAGSTVAMALALIGVIVAGWSLRAAGRSGSGNGRVGAIVAIVLALVGMVAAVIALAGSDGGVGSGGGRGGAIVAVVLALVGLAIGGLALARSRRVA from the coding sequence ATGTCCGTGCGTCGTCTGCTCATCGTCACCGCCGCCGCCCTGCTCGGCGGTTTCGCACTTGCCGCACCGGCCGCCGCGCAGGTGCCGCTCGCCGAGGACTCCGGCGGTGGTTCCGGGCGTGCCGGGTCCACAGTGGCCATGGCGCTGGCGCTGATCGGCGTGATCGTCGCCGGCTGGTCGCTGCGCGCGGCCGGCCGCTCCGGGAGTGGCAACGGCCGGGTCGGCGCCATCGTGGCCATCGTGCTGGCCCTGGTCGGCATGGTCGCCGCCGTGATCGCGCTGGCCGGCTCCGACGGCGGTGTCGGCAGTGGCGGCGGTCGCGGCGGCGCCATCGTGGCCGTGGTGTTGGCGCTGGTCGGCCTGGCTATCGGCGGACTGGCTCTCGCTCGCTCCCGCCGCGTAGCCTGA